The sequence CCTatataggttttttttgttgatatgtatttaaagaaaaattaatGTCCATGTAATTTTTCCTACAATTACTTATTTTCCTTACCTTGCCAAACTGTAATAACCTTCTGTTTCCTTGTTTATGAGCTAACTTCATGTACCATCATTATGTTATCTGAGAATGTTATCAGGGGTAAAGCATGATAAATCCTACAGCGTTTTTTATGTCTCCATTCTTTGACATTTCTCTTGGTTTTTTCTGGCAGCTTTCCTAACAAGTAATTTAAGAGAAGCTTGGCAAGCTCTGTGACATCAGGAGTTTATTTACCGGAGTCCATGCTTGTTTGCTCTTTATTCTCAGGCTTGAAAAAGACAGCAGAGAGCCACAGGCACAAAACCTAAGATTAGGAAATAAAGAGGCTGAGAAACAGTTGTAGGGATGGCTGTTGTATTGAAGGTCTTTGTCGTATTGATTTTAGCTACGTTTACACAAGTCATTGCAGATCGACAAACTAGACCCCAACTTTTGGGTGGCTGGAGAAAAGCAAAGGAGGATGATAAGGGAATTCAGATGGCTCTACAGTTTGCCATGACTGAGTACAACAAAGAAAGCAATGACATGTACATCAGCAAGGTCCACAGGATCATCAGCTTAAAGAAGCAGGTTAGTAATGCATGTTATGGGCacagatgcacatactgtatacagtacttcaATATCGCCATTTTGTAAGGATATATGATATGTAAGTGCCACATTCTATAGTAGAAAAGTAGGATTTATCAAAGTCTTCAAATGACAAATGTTGGACAAACACACTGTACCATACgtatttaacaaaaaaataaaatctccatgtttccaaacacattttttttaa comes from Ascaphus truei isolate aAscTru1 chromosome 4, aAscTru1.hap1, whole genome shotgun sequence and encodes:
- the LOC142492971 gene encoding cystatin-like, translated to MAVVLKVFVVLILATFTQVIADRQTRPQLLGGWRKAKEDDKGIQMALQFAMTEYNKESNDMYISKVHRIISLKKQVVAGMRYLMTVEVITTSCEKSKYTMENCPNSRNTSTITRCTFEVLSVPWQKITELRQHFCI